Within Leptospira noumeaensis, the genomic segment TATACACGGTAATCATTGCAAAGTGGATGCTTGTTTCTATAATTTCACTCGGCCAGGCATTGAGCCTTGCCATTTCCATACACAACCTTCCATACTTCAATGCTTCAGGAAAATTTTGCATAAGGATGGCTTCTGTCATTAAAAACTGAAACAAAGTAAACCGAACAAACTCGTCTTCGATCTGTTCGCTGATGGCCACAGCCGTTTTTACAGCATCTTTGTGTTTGTTTTCACGGGATAAAGAAAGCGCATATAAAAATCCAGAAACAGGAGACTTTTCTAGTTTGTATGCCTTTTCAAAGTATTCCCTTTCCTTTCCCCCGCCAGTCACACCAGAGATCACACCCCGAGCAATGAAGTAAGAGGAAAGATTGATTTTTTCTTCTGGGACACGTGAGAAAAAATGTTCTGCTATTTTAAATTCTTTTTGGCCAAGGGCCATAAATCCCAAACGAAGGCAGGCAATGGGATTGGAACGATCGGTTTGGAGGGTGTCCAAATAATGAAAGAAGGCTTCTTCAAAAAAATCTTTGTTATAATAGATATCAGCAATGCGGTTGGAAACTGTTACAGAATCGATTTCTTTGGTATATCGGTTGTTCTTTTTAATGATTTCGAGGTGTTTGGCCTCGTTTAAGGGATCATTCTCCATGGCATAGATCTTTGCCATGACATAGTGACCATAGGGGTTCTGGTGGTCTTCCTCGAGTTTTTCTCGAACAAGAGCCCTTGCATCTAGAAAATTTCCAAGTGTGGCGAGACTCAAAGCCTTGGCATAACTATCCCTTCTTTGCCCCACAATGAAGGTCAAAAGAAACCCGAGCATAATCACAGCTGCTCCCACAAAGATAAAAAATGCCAAATTCGCTTACTTCCTATTTTCCTATTTTAGTTGGTAAAAAAGAGTCTTACGTCAATTCTGTCCTGGAAGTGATACAACTCACCTACATTTCGTTCGCTCTACGACTTCTCTTCCGGGATCGACTCTATTCGATGGCCTATGGCCTCGTCGGAGCCCTGGTTTTTACATTCTTTTTACTCGCTATTAGGATTCACTTCCATTTGTACGGAGGTGTGTCCCTTACTAGTATCGTTTCCTTTGACCAATCTCCGCAGATTCTTTTTTTCGCTACGAGTTTTGCACTGATGGCTCTCTTTTTCTTCCATTGCCTTCATGGTCTTGGGGATATTGGAGTGATGATGGCCATCGGAGGGAACCGACTGGGATGTATTTGGCTACACTCACTGTCCTTATTTTTCCTATTTCTTCCCAGTTTCCTACTGGCAATCATTATCAATTTAGGAAGTTTGAATCCACCTCCCGACTTTGGGATTTTTAGTGAACTGAAATCCATTTTTTCTTGTTTGGTTCTCTTTATCGCTCTTGGTTTTTTGGTTTCTGTTCCTACCATTGGAATCAGTTCTTATATTGATCCTTACAAATCCATTCGGAGACAAAAATAATGTTACTCCGAGTACACAGCCTAACCAAACGATTTGGCAAAGATGAAGCAGTCAGTTCCGTAAGTTTCGATGTGAACCAAGGTGACTATGTTGCCATCATTGGACCATCGGGATCTGGCAAAACCACCCTACTTTCTATGTTAACCGGAATGTTATCCCCCACGGAAGGGGACATTTTGTACGACCAAATCAAACTTTCCCAAATTTCCAAACAGGAACTCGCAGAAATTCGTGCCCGTGACCTTGGACTCGTTTTTCAATTTTCCGAACTTGTGGGAAATTTAACCATCAAAGAAAATATACTCCTTCCCGCCTTATTTACACGTAAGTTTTCAAATGATGATTACATTCGTAAATGCGATTATTTGATCGAACATTTAAAGTTAGGTGACATTCAAAATTCCCTTCCTCGCACTTTATCAGGGGGACAAATTCAGAAAGCTGCCATTGCGCGTTCTCTGATCAATGATCCTGCCATTTTATTTGCGGACGAACCGTCCGGAGATTTAGATCCCGAAAATAGTTATTTGGTTCAACTTCTACTCAACGAATACAACAAACGAAACCATTCCATCATTTTAGTCACACATGATATGAAACTGGCTTTCGATGCCCAAACCGTTTATGAAATGAAAAACGGAAAGTTCGACCAGGTCATTAAGGGAGAATGAGTTTGGGTTTGGCGATTGGTGTGGATATCGGTGGTGGAAGCATTCGTGCGAGCCTATTCGATCAATCTGGAAAAGAACTCCAATCGGCACATTCCCCCACTCCTGAAAATTTAAACAATGAACGTTTTTTAACCATTCTTAAAGACACCATCCGACCTTTGGTTCCAGAAGCAAAGGCAATTGGAGTTGGATCTCCTGGTCCCTTAGACAATGAACGGGGAGTCTTGATCGCAAGTGCCAATATGAAAGGTCTAGAAAACCTTCCCATCAAAGAATCCTTAAGTAAAGAATTTTCACTTCCCGTCTGGTATGAAAATGATGCCAACTGTGCAGCACTTGGTGAAGCCTATTTTGGTTTTTATAAAGATTCAGAATCCCAACTCATCTTAACTCTAGGAACAGGAGTTGGTGGTGGGTTTGTTGACAAAGGGATTTTGTATTCCGGTTATCTTGGCAATGGTATAGAAATTGGCCATACCACAGCGGTCATTGGTGGTGCCCTTTGCGGGTGCGGGGTCAAAGGTTGTGTCGAAAGTTATTTTTCTACTCGGGGATTTATCAACCGTTATCTGGAAAAAACAAATATCCGATTGCATGGGGCCGAAGAATTTTTCCAACTGATTCGAAAAAAAGACCAAGTGGCGGAAGAAATTTTAAATTTTGGAACCTTGGCTTTAGCCCATTCGGTGCGTGGCGCCATTCATTTATTAAACCCAGAAGCTGTTGTTTTTGTGGGAGGGATTACAAAATCCTATGATTTATTTGGTAAAACCTTAGAGGCGGAAATTCGATCCACAATATTTCCTGTGTTAAATGATAGATTAAAAATCGGCGTCGGGGGAAGTTTATCCGGTACTTTGGGAGCTGCCTCTCTTGTATTTTCGAAGGAGAAAGTTTAATATGGAAAATTGTCTTTTCTGTAAAATTGCCAGTGGAGAAATTCCAAGTAAAAAGGAATACGAATCAGAAAACATTTTAGTGTTTCATGATATCACACCCCAAGCACCCTTCCATGTCCTCATCATTCCCAAAGTTCATATCCCCAGTATGAACGAAATTGGAGATTTGGATCCAGAAATCTTAAAAGAAATCTTTCAAATCATTCCTAATCTGGCCAAACAAAATGGAATTGCAGAAAAGGGATATAGACTCGTCAATAACTGTGGGAATTTTGGCGGACAAACTGTACACCACATCCACTTCCATCTATTAGGTGGTCGTCATATGAACTGGCCACCGGGTTAAAAAGGAAAACATGAGAAAATTAATATTTGGAATTTTAGTTTCAGGGATTGCAGTTTATTTTCTTTCAAAGAACTTCGATATCAAAGAATTCGAACGTTTGGAAGGAAAAATCAATTGGTGGATTTTCCCACTACTTTTTCTTTCTAACTTATGGGCCTTTGTCCCGTTTTCCATTCGTTGGTATCATCTTTTAGAAAAAAAGATTAGTTTTTCGCAAAGTTTCACAACCTCCATCATTGGTGTTGGACTCAATATGGTTCTCCCGGCTCGGGGCGGAGACCTTGTTCGCCTCATCATGAACAAACGAGATACGGAACTCCCACTCACTCATCTTTTCAGTCGAATCTTTTTAGAAAAGGTAATGGATCTTGGATCTGTTGTGATCATTGGTGCCTCCGCTCTTTTTTTTATGGGCCTGGGACAATCTAAAAACTTAAACCTACTTCTAATATCCACTCTTGTCATTTCTGGAATGATTGTGGGCCTCGTGTTAGTTCGTTATTTTTTAGAGACTCTGAGAGGCATTGCAAAAAAAGGATTTGCCCTGATCGGTAAACATAAACTTTACGAAGACAAGTTAGACCACCATTTGGTAGAATTTTCCTCATTTCTCAAAGGTGACAAACTCCTGAAACCAGTCCTTTACTCGATACCCACATGGATCTTTGGTTATGCGATATCCTACTACCTTGCCGGGTTACTGATAGGTATGCCGATTCTTTTTCCAGAAGCTTTATTATTTATGTTTCTTGGAGGGATGGGTGTTGCGATCCCTTCTGCTCCGTCAGGAATCGGTGTTTTCCATGCGGCAATCATTTCTGGATTTATCATTGTGGGACGTGATCCTGGGGAAGGACTTGTTTATGCTACTGTCGTCCACCTAACACAATTCATCATCACAACCAGTTTGGCTTTAGTGGCTTATTTGTATTGGCGTTTGACTCACAAAAACCAAACAAAATAAGAAATTCTTTCGCAGAAAATTTCTGCAGGCAATCAAACCCTTTTGTCAAACATTGAACTGTTTGGCAAAGGCAACCACCGGCAAACAACCGATTGGTTACCTTTATTTAAATCAATTAACCTAGAGCTTTAATCACATCCTCTGGTGCTTGGACTAGTTCCACAAGCACACCTTCACTACAAAGGGGAAATTCCTCATTTCCTTTTGGGTGAATGAAACAAACATTATATCCCGCTGCTCCTTTTCGAATCCCCCCAGGGGTAAACCGAACACCTTGTTTGGTGAGATATTCTACACACTCTTCCAATTTATCAATCCATAGACCAATATGGTTTAATTTTGGATCGTGTACTTTGGGACTTTTGTTTGGATCAATCGGTTGCATAAGGTCAATTTCAACCTTAAAAGGCCCGTTCCCCATGGACAAAATGTCCTCATCCACATTTTCTTTTTCACTTTTGTAATCAGAAACTTTGGTAAGTCCCATAACATCCACCCAAAACTTGGATAACTTTTCTTTCGACTCACCACCAATGGCAACTTGTTGGATTCCTAATACTTTGAAGGGACGGGACATGATCTACCTCAATCGTTGTAATTTGCAAAAAATATAATTTCTACCTCACCACATTCTTTGAATGACCTTCTTAAGAAAATTATTTTTCTCCTCTATTTTTCTAAATTCTCGGCGAGGCCCCCCAATTTCTTTCAGAACAAAGATTTAGCTTTTGTACCATTGGAATTTTTCCCTTTGATGGGGGCCCGGGCTACTCTGGGGTGCGCGTTCGCTTCCGTCCTTCGGACCTTCGCCCGCCGTATCCCTCTCGCAGAAATAACTCCATTATATAACTCGAATCAGAAGATACAATTTGAATGATATTTGATTTGACTGCCACCTATAACACTGCTAAATAAAGAAATAAAAGAAGGTTTTAAATGAAAAAAATTTTAACATTAGTTATCTTAAGCGTTGTTGGTCTAGGCCTAATCAACTGTACCAGTTTAAACATTGTTGATCCCAAAAAAGAAATAACCCCACAAATTCCAAATGATAAAGCAATTTACTTTATTAAAGCAAACTTTAATGCGGGAACAGAAACCATCTACAATGTAACTTTAGAAAATTTTGATCTAATCAATAGTGAAATCTCCGGCCACTCCCTTGATTTAGGTGCAGGAAACAAAGACAACCCGAACATTCTTACCGGATGTTTTTTATTTACTGGCATTAACACAGTTTATGCTCTCTATGAAGCACAAATTCGTACAACTGGAGGAAAAATTAGAACTGTTAAGTTAGCTGATAAAAAAAGTTGGAACCTATCCACTGAAGGTGCGAAGGTTCCTATTTTTGCAGGAACACTCAGTTATCTGGATGGGAAATTAGATGTTTCTGATCTTGGATTCAAAGAATGTACGACAGAACTCTCAGCAAAATATCCAACAATCGATTTTTCAAAAGCAGAGGAAATGCTAAAAAGAAAACCAAAACAAGATTCTAAAAATAAAAAATAATGACTCACTAAAAAAATGAATTGAGGTGTTGGATTTCATAATTGTTTTCCAAGACCTTGATTCTTATTGAAACCAAAAGAACATCTTGCTCTCTCATATCTTAAAAAAAATTCTATATATTCCTTGCTTCTAGTCAGCGAGTCATATAAAATATTGAATCTATGGATGAGAATCAAAAACTCCAATTTATCAAATCCAACTTTTGGAAAAAAATCAAAGAGACGGGCAAAAAAATCCCCTTCCTAAAAGATGTTATCGCCATGTATTATTGTTTGATGGATGAAACTACATCCCTCACCGCCAAAACATCGATTGCCCTCGCTTTAGTTTATTTTATATCACCCATAGATGCAATCCCTGATGTAATTTTGGGGTTAGGGTTTACTGATGATGCAGGAGTGATTGCCACCACCCTACTCATCATCAAATCCCAGCTAAAACCGGAACACTATACCAAAGCAAACGAATCCTTATCGAACTGACCATGTGTAATTTTCTTGCTATTTTTTAATTGGTATCAGTTTTCTTTTTCCAAAACAATCTGATTACAAACAAAACCAAGAATAAAATTACGATCTAATATATCAATTTAACGAGGAATTCTTTCAGAGATAAGAAATAAATCGAATGGAATTTCCATTGATCCACAAATATACAGGAAACTACCTGTTTGCAAAGGAGCATCGCTGATTTGGCTTAATCCATTCGCCTCGGCGGCCTCCTCCAGTTTGATCCTCAAATGTTTAAGGTTATAACCATTTCAAAAGTATTTGTTTTAAATTTTCTTTTTGGACTGGTTTGCTGATATAATCATTCATTCCAATCCCCAAACATTTTTCTTTTTCTCCAGCAATGATCCCGGCTGTCACAGCAATAATAGGTAAAGTTTTTCCTGATTCAAGTTTTCTAATTTCTTTTGTAGCATCATATCCATTCATCACAGGCATTTGGATGTCCATAAGAATCAATGTCGGTGGTTCCGATTGGAAAACGGAAATGGCCTCTTCTCCATTTTGGGCTTCCAGAATTTTTACCTCGGGTAAAATTCGTTTGATGAAATTTTTCATCAGTCCGAGGTTCACAGGATTGTCTTCTACAACTAAAATTTTGGAGGACTGGACGGTCTTGGCGCGAAGGTTCATTTCCTCTTCCAGGGATTTAGTTTCAGATTCCATTGGATTCAATATAGGATCAAATTCTGGGATTCTAAGTTGGATATCAAAATAAAATTCACTTCCTTGGTTCAACTCACTTTTTAATTGCAATTTGGACTTCATAAGGGTTAGAAGTTGTTTACAAATGGTTAAACCCAAGCCCGTTCCACCGAACTTCCGTGTGGTGGAAAAATCTTCCTGAGTAAAGGAATCAAAAATTTTTTCTTGGCTTTCTTTTGCAATGCCGATCCCCGTATCTTTGATGGAAATTCTTATACTTACTTTCTTCGGATCTGCCAAATCCAAACGTGTGACATTACATTCCACCAAACCTGATTCCGTAAACTTGATGGCATTCCCGATCAAATTCAATATTACCTGACGCAAACGATTGGAGTCAAACATCAGTAGTGTTGGAATATTTTCATCGATATGAAAATGAATATCCAAACCTTTAATGATGGCTTGGATATTCATAATTTTTATGGCTTCCATCACTATTTTTTTAAGATCGTATGATTCTTCTGCAAGTTGTAGTTTACCTGCTTCTGCTTTGGAAAAGTCTAAAATATCATTTACAATATTAAGAAGTGCATGTGCTGATTGTTTTACAATTTGTGCATATTCATTATAAGAAGAATTCTCCAACGTCTCTGCCAGTAAATCCGAGTATCCAATGATTCCGTTTAATGGAGTTCTGATCTCATGACTCATATTGGCTAAAAATTCTGACTTCGCACTGTATGCTTTTTCAGCAAATTCTTTGGCATATTTTAATTCTAATTTGGTTTCATAGGCTTCTGTGATGTCACGAGTAAACATAAGAATTCCACCAATACCACCACCTAACTTTTTCCAAGGACGAATTTCCCATTGTAAAACTTGATCTTTTTCCCAACCAGGTGGCCGCCAAACGTCTTCATCTCTTTTTAATATTTCCCCACTTAAACCCCGAGAATGAATCTTTTTCCATTCCGAACCAATATTAGGGAAAATTTCATAATGACCTTTTCCTATGACTTCTTCTTTCGAAAAAGGGATTTTATAATCCTCAATCCAACGTTGACTGAGTGCCACATAACGCATCTCTTGGTCTAACATAGCAACAGCTGCCGGTGCATGTTCCACAAACGACCATAAAATTGCCGTTTGTGAGGCAAGAGCTGTTTCCCATTTTTTACTTTCATTGATATCTTGGATGGTTCCGTAAATTTTTACGATTTTTCCATCTTCGTATTCTGCCCGACCAATGACTCGCACCCAAGTTTGGTTTCCTTTTGCTGTCACCATTTCCAATTCTAAATCGTATTCTTTACCTTCTTTTAAAAGTAAATCAACGGCATTGGAAATCTTTCTTTGGCTCTCTTCTGAATGATAAAAACTAATTCCACCACTGACACTAGGGATATAATCATCTTCTACTTCATGAATTCTTTTTGATACATTGGTCCAGTTTGCCTTATTGGTTTTTAAATCCAAATCCCAACCACCGATTTTGGCTAAACCAGCTACTTGATCCAAAAGCCTCGATAAATTTTGTAATTCCATCTCAGCTTGAAGTGAGTCAGAAATATCTAAAATTTGAGAAAGATAATAAATTGGGTTTCCTGAATGGTCTCGAATGATGGACTTACTGAGTACGGCCCAAATCAAATGACCATCTTTTGTTACATAACGTTTTTTGATTTGAAAACTCTGGATAGATCCACGATTTAGTTTTTCTAAATAAGAAAGCTCTACTTTCAAATCTTCAGGATGAGTGATCTCCGAAATAGATTTTGTTTTTAATTCTTCTGCAGAATACCCAAGCCATTGGCAAAAAGTAGGATTCACTTCAATCACTTCGCCATGAGGATTCTCAATTTTCATTCCGATACTTGAACTTCGAAACGCCGAGGAAAATAAATCCCGGGAAAGTTCTGTAGATTGTAGGATATGTGGGTTTGTATTGTTTGAGAACTCCATACTGGAATCCAAAACAATGAGTATAAACTGTTTTCCAGATTCCGTAAATTCCTTGAGATACATTCGGAAAGGGAACCCGGCACTATTACTCGGATCAAAACAAATACGACCGATGATAGAATCTTTTGATCCAAGTGCCGCTTCCAGACGAATCCCCGAACTCGGAAGAATACATTCCGCAGGAAACGATTGTTCTTCTGTCATTCCCATTGACTTACAAGCAACAGGACTAGGATACACAATGCCAACAGAGGTATCCCAAACTAGAAACCCATGTAAACCAGACTCCAGCACCAATTCACATAACTCTCGTTTGCCTGCAATAAATGTTATTGGATTCATCATTTCTAAGAATTCGGGAATTTATCTAGGAAACTTCACCGAAAATAGTCCTCTTAGTTCCCCAACTTTGTAACCAATGGCTTTGTCGTTTGGATATTCTTGGTTAAGAATTTGTTTCGTTGATTTTTGAATCTCATTTGAATTTCCATGGCATTGGAGACAGAATCCCATCACAGGAATGGGAATGTAAACTATTACAGAATCATCCGACGTGATGGATTTGTTTGGAAATACACCCTCATAAGTTTTTAATTTTTCTACTTCTAAAAAAATTTTTTCCTCATTTGCGGAGAGTAAATTTGATTGGTTCCGCGGTTTATTTGTGATACGGCGAAGAGAGACTCCATGTTTTTGACCTAATCCATTCGTAAATCCAATGGCATTCAGTTTACAAAATGGAACCGCTTGTTCTGTCCCACCCTCAGCAATTTTCGAATTCAGTTTATGTATCAAATTGGTTTTGGCTTCATTCGTGATCGTTATGGCGATACTTTCGTAGTCAGGAGTTTTGGATTGGCAACCAAATCCAAAACTAAAGAAAACCAGCAAAAAAAAGATCCTAAAAACAAGGGCTTTCACTTCTATCATATAGTTCTAAATCATAAAGGTTCTTTTTCATTCTGCAATTCTAAAAAGAGCCGTTTGACAGCACGAACTAGTCCCAAAATCTTGACCTTGGTTCCTAATATGAAACAAACGAAATTGGCAATCATAGGTGCTGGTGGCCTTACGGGAAAAGAACTGACAAAACTTCTCGCCCACCATCCAAATTTTGAACTCGTACATGTCACTTCCAACCAAGTGGATGGAAAACACATTCGCGAAGTATTCCCTGATCTCAGCCATTTACCTGATCTAAAGTTTCAAAAACACGATGCCCCTGTTCCGAAAGAGGCAGGCATTGTCCTTGCCACTCCGAATGAAGTTTCTTTGGAAAAGGCACCGCAGTTCTTAAAGGAAGGTAGAAAGGTCATTGACCTTTCAGGAACCTTCCGACTCCACAACAAAGAGAAATTCGAAAAGGCATATCAGTTTTCGCATTCTGAATTCGGAATGATGGATCAAGTTGTATATGGACTTCCTGAACTTTTCAGAGAAAAATTAAAGAATGCTCAGTTTGTTTCGAATCCAGGTTGTTATGCGACCTCTGCCATTCTTCCGGTAGCCCTTCTCGGAAACCTTAGAAAAGAAATCCAAGGCCCAGTCATCGTGGATGCCAAATCAGGTGTCAGTGGTGCTGGTGGTAGAACGGAAGAAATCAAATTTGCTTATACCAATGTATATGAAAATTTTCGAGCTTATAAAATTCTCACACACCAACACGAACCAGAAATGGAAGAATATGGTTTTGTGGGAACGGAAGAAAAAGAAATCCACTTCACACCCCATCTACTCCCGATCTATCGAGGGATCCTTGCAACAATCTATCTTTCCTTCCCCAAAGGAATTAGTGCGGAACAAATAAAAGAAAAATTTCAATCAGCTGCAGAGAAAGAACCTTTTGTTCGGCTCTACCAAACTCCAGAAGAAATTGAGATTCGAAAGGTTCAGAATACAAACTTTTTGGATCTTGGATTCCGAATCAAAGGGAATACTTTGGTAATTGTTTCAGCGTTAGACAACCTTGTCAAAGGGGCGGCAGGACAAGCCTTACAGAATTTGAATTTGATGTACGGATATCCGGAAACTGAAGGACTTGTTACCCTTTAATCGCAACCAAACACTCATCACAGGAGCATTTGAGGGAGAAGTCGGAATCCTTCGTGCTTCTGGAAAATTTCCCCATCTAGAAGTAATGGGAATTGGAAATTTAGAAGCAGCGATCAATTTATCCCAATTCCTTTCTCAGAATCAAGAGATTCAAAATATTATTTTTTTTGGATCTTGTGGGGCCTACGAATGGACAGGGATTTCTATTGGGGAAATTGTCTCACCAAACTTTATCTATACGAAAGAATTAAGCCACGCACTTAAACTTTCCAAACAAATCCAAGGAAACCCAGAGTTTTATGAGCTGGTTCCAGACAAATCATTCCAAACGGCAAATTGTAATGCGCCCACAACCATCACTTTGGCCGAAATAAAGAACCCACCAGAATCCTCTTGGGAGAGTTTAGAAGTGGAAAACTTGGAACTATTTGGAATCGCGAAGGTGGCCGCAAAATTTTCCGTAACGGTGACGGCTTATTTAGCAGTAACGAATCTAGTGGGGCCGCAAGGATCTACGGACTGGGCCAAAAACTGGAAAACCCTCTCCCATTCCCTGCAAAATCAATTTCTAAAGGAATGAAATTCCGACTTCTAAAGAAAATCCGAACCAAACCTAATTCGTAAAAAATTTACCCTGTTAATTTTCTATTCTCCTAAAACCTCTTTTACACATCCATTCGTCAACACACGTTTAGTCCAATTCTCAACTGACAACGGAATCTTTATATCCATCATTGGAATATTTTTGATAAAAGGAGCATATAAAACTTCTAAAAAACCAAATTGGTTTTCATGCAGGTAATCATTTGATTCCAAAATCCCTTCCAAAATATCCAAATGCCTTCCCATCCTTTTGGCCGAGTCTTTCATTCGTTTCTCGTCCCATTTTTCTTCTGGCAGAAATTTTTTAGCGAAATAGACAACACTTCCTGGAAAACAAAATTCGGACTCACAACGGTTGATGTCTTGGTTTAGAATTGCCCTTGATTGGAGGTCTTCAGAAAAAAATGGATTTGGAAAGCCATGTTTTTCTTCCAAATAACGGATGATAGCCACTGATTCTGCCAAAACAAAGTCACCATCTTGAAATGTAGGAACCTTTCCATAAGGATTGATTTGTAAATATGGTCTTTTCCTATTTTCCAATTTGTCCAATGCGACAGTCACCGTTTCATAAGGTATGTTTCTATATCGCAAATAAATATGCACTCGCATACTATAAGGCGAACGAGGATGGGAAAATAACTTATACATATACGGAAACTCCGAACTTTCTAAAACTGAACT encodes:
- a CDS encoding restriction endonuclease, encoding MAFFIFVGAAVIMLGFLLTFIVGQRRDSYAKALSLATLGNFLDARALVREKLEEDHQNPYGHYVMAKIYAMENDPLNEAKHLEIIKKNNRYTKEIDSVTVSNRIADIYYNKDFFEEAFFHYLDTLQTDRSNPIACLRLGFMALGQKEFKIAEHFFSRVPEEKINLSSYFIARGVISGVTGGGKEREYFEKAYKLEKSPVSGFLYALSLSRENKHKDAVKTAVAISEQIEDEFVRFTLFQFLMTEAILMQNFPEALKYGRLCMEMARLNAWPSEIIETSIHFAMITVYMGRLDDASEYLIEAEAERLDDPDVVALANLKYRLERGTGTVESLTHEYDLSRELNLLSVNLFPNSRYFELSGMRSSKPFNIKGMVDDAGKKLTSKLDMLGLDKFEKFISLPGTNFKNQATRMVMSMGYRVTKEMSNPEADGVNLLASSKEDVNKRALFRVRKWKDAKVSDVFLREMTNQMEELGATKGYVIGNFDVTEAGKKIIAASNGALEMYSGDLFEDLLNKTM
- a CDS encoding ABC transporter permease → MPNSLTSYFPILVGKKESYVNSVLEVIQLTYISFALRLLFRDRLYSMAYGLVGALVFTFFLLAIRIHFHLYGGVSLTSIVSFDQSPQILFFATSFALMALFFFHCLHGLGDIGVMMAIGGNRLGCIWLHSLSLFFLFLPSFLLAIIINLGSLNPPPDFGIFSELKSIFSCLVLFIALGFLVSVPTIGISSYIDPYKSIRRQK
- a CDS encoding ABC transporter ATP-binding protein, which codes for MLLRVHSLTKRFGKDEAVSSVSFDVNQGDYVAIIGPSGSGKTTLLSMLTGMLSPTEGDILYDQIKLSQISKQELAEIRARDLGLVFQFSELVGNLTIKENILLPALFTRKFSNDDYIRKCDYLIEHLKLGDIQNSLPRTLSGGQIQKAAIARSLINDPAILFADEPSGDLDPENSYLVQLLLNEYNKRNHSIILVTHDMKLAFDAQTVYEMKNGKFDQVIKGE
- a CDS encoding ROK family protein, encoding MSLGLAIGVDIGGGSIRASLFDQSGKELQSAHSPTPENLNNERFLTILKDTIRPLVPEAKAIGVGSPGPLDNERGVLIASANMKGLENLPIKESLSKEFSLPVWYENDANCAALGEAYFGFYKDSESQLILTLGTGVGGGFVDKGILYSGYLGNGIEIGHTTAVIGGALCGCGVKGCVESYFSTRGFINRYLEKTNIRLHGAEEFFQLIRKKDQVAEEILNFGTLALAHSVRGAIHLLNPEAVVFVGGITKSYDLFGKTLEAEIRSTIFPVLNDRLKIGVGGSLSGTLGAASLVFSKEKV
- a CDS encoding histidine triad nucleotide-binding protein yields the protein MENCLFCKIASGEIPSKKEYESENILVFHDITPQAPFHVLIIPKVHIPSMNEIGDLDPEILKEIFQIIPNLAKQNGIAEKGYRLVNNCGNFGGQTVHHIHFHLLGGRHMNWPPG
- a CDS encoding lysylphosphatidylglycerol synthase transmembrane domain-containing protein, with the protein product MRKLIFGILVSGIAVYFLSKNFDIKEFERLEGKINWWIFPLLFLSNLWAFVPFSIRWYHLLEKKISFSQSFTTSIIGVGLNMVLPARGGDLVRLIMNKRDTELPLTHLFSRIFLEKVMDLGSVVIIGASALFFMGLGQSKNLNLLLISTLVISGMIVGLVLVRYFLETLRGIAKKGFALIGKHKLYEDKLDHHLVEFSSFLKGDKLLKPVLYSIPTWIFGYAISYYLAGLLIGMPILFPEALLFMFLGGMGVAIPSAPSGIGVFHAAIISGFIIVGRDPGEGLVYATVVHLTQFIITTSLALVAYLYWRLTHKNQTK
- a CDS encoding VOC family protein; this encodes MSRPFKVLGIQQVAIGGESKEKLSKFWVDVMGLTKVSDYKSEKENVDEDILSMGNGPFKVEIDLMQPIDPNKSPKVHDPKLNHIGLWIDKLEECVEYLTKQGVRFTPGGIRKGAAGYNVCFIHPKGNEEFPLCSEGVLVELVQAPEDVIKALG
- a CDS encoding YkvA family protein, giving the protein MDENQKLQFIKSNFWKKIKETGKKIPFLKDVIAMYYCLMDETTSLTAKTSIALALVYFISPIDAIPDVILGLGFTDDAGVIATTLLIIKSQLKPEHYTKANESLSN
- a CDS encoding PAS domain S-box protein produces the protein MNPITFIAGKRELCELVLESGLHGFLVWDTSVGIVYPSPVACKSMGMTEEQSFPAECILPSSGIRLEAALGSKDSIIGRICFDPSNSAGFPFRMYLKEFTESGKQFILIVLDSSMEFSNNTNPHILQSTELSRDLFSSAFRSSSIGMKIENPHGEVIEVNPTFCQWLGYSAEELKTKSISEITHPEDLKVELSYLEKLNRGSIQSFQIKKRYVTKDGHLIWAVLSKSIIRDHSGNPIYYLSQILDISDSLQAEMELQNLSRLLDQVAGLAKIGGWDLDLKTNKANWTNVSKRIHEVEDDYIPSVSGGISFYHSEESQRKISNAVDLLLKEGKEYDLELEMVTAKGNQTWVRVIGRAEYEDGKIVKIYGTIQDINESKKWETALASQTAILWSFVEHAPAAVAMLDQEMRYVALSQRWIEDYKIPFSKEEVIGKGHYEIFPNIGSEWKKIHSRGLSGEILKRDEDVWRPPGWEKDQVLQWEIRPWKKLGGGIGGILMFTRDITEAYETKLELKYAKEFAEKAYSAKSEFLANMSHEIRTPLNGIIGYSDLLAETLENSSYNEYAQIVKQSAHALLNIVNDILDFSKAEAGKLQLAEESYDLKKIVMEAIKIMNIQAIIKGLDIHFHIDENIPTLLMFDSNRLRQVILNLIGNAIKFTESGLVECNVTRLDLADPKKVSIRISIKDTGIGIAKESQEKIFDSFTQEDFSTTRKFGGTGLGLTICKQLLTLMKSKLQLKSELNQGSEFYFDIQLRIPEFDPILNPMESETKSLEEEMNLRAKTVQSSKILVVEDNPVNLGLMKNFIKRILPEVKILEAQNGEEAISVFQSEPPTLILMDIQMPVMNGYDATKEIRKLESGKTLPIIAVTAGIIAGEKEKCLGIGMNDYISKPVQKENLKQILLKWL
- a CDS encoding Tll0287-like domain-containing protein; its protein translation is MIEVKALVFRIFFLLVFFSFGFGCQSKTPDYESIAITITNEAKTNLIHKLNSKIAEGGTEQAVPFCKLNAIGFTNGLGQKHGVSLRRITNKPRNQSNLLSANEEKIFLEVEKLKTYEGVFPNKSITSDDSVIVYIPIPVMGFCLQCHGNSNEIQKSTKQILNQEYPNDKAIGYKVGELRGLFSVKFPR